A stretch of the Candidatus Bathyarchaeia archaeon genome encodes the following:
- the trxA gene encoding thioredoxin produces MELDELERIKAKKLRDMLHGEGGSQRGTTPAIVTDGDFDRVVRENRLAVIDCWAPWCGPCRVMGPIIDGLASKYAGRVFFGKLNVDENPEVPSRYSIMSIPTLLFFKDGELVDRIIGAVPASEIERKLSALGA; encoded by the coding sequence ATGGAGTTGGATGAGCTGGAAAGGATAAAGGCCAAGAAGCTCCGGGATATGCTCCATGGCGAGGGCGGATCCCAAAGGGGGACGACGCCGGCCATCGTAACCGATGGGGATTTCGATCGGGTCGTGAGGGAGAATAGACTGGCGGTAATAGATTGTTGGGCCCCTTGGTGCGGCCCTTGTCGCGTTATGGGCCCCATCATAGATGGGCTCGCCTCAAAGTACGCGGGCAGGGTCTTCTTCGGGAAGCTGAACGTCGATGAGAACCCGGAGGTCCCGAGCAGGTATTCGATAATGAGCATCCCAACGCTCCTCTTCTTCAAGGACGGGGAGCTGGTCGATAGGATCATAGGCGCAGTTCCGGCGTCGGAGATAGAAAGGAAGCTATCGGCATTGGGGGCCTGA
- a CDS encoding MarC family protein: MADPSWAIQAEGLLRATVALFVIVDPLGNMPVFMGLTKDMDRGARRKAFRDAALSGLALLLFFALSGELVLWLFSVSISSFKIAGGALLLIIAVKLLVHGEWREGQRAKGSAIVPFGFPLMVGPGAITATMVSIRAYGVPIACLSALIVFSAALLIYRFVERIYGALGESGSAIVANVMAIFTAAIAVQFILDGILAHISGLWG, translated from the coding sequence ATGGCCGATCCATCGTGGGCGATCCAAGCCGAGGGGCTGCTGAGGGCCACCGTCGCCCTTTTCGTAATAGTGGACCCCTTGGGCAACATGCCCGTCTTCATGGGCCTGACCAAGGATATGGATAGGGGAGCGAGGCGGAAGGCCTTCAGGGACGCGGCCCTCTCCGGCTTGGCGCTCCTATTATTCTTCGCGCTATCCGGAGAACTCGTCCTATGGCTTTTCTCGGTATCCATCTCGAGCTTCAAGATAGCCGGCGGGGCTTTGCTTTTGATAATAGCGGTGAAATTGCTCGTGCATGGGGAATGGCGCGAGGGCCAAAGGGCCAAGGGATCGGCGATCGTTCCCTTCGGCTTCCCGCTCATGGTCGGGCCCGGCGCGATCACCGCCACAATGGTGAGCATAAGGGCCTACGGAGTACCAATCGCCTGCCTATCGGCCTTGATAGTCTTCTCCGCCGCTCTGCTGATCTATAGGTTCGTCGAGCGCATCTACGGGGCATTGGGGGAATCGGGGTCTGCCATCGTCGCCAACGTGATGGCAATATTCACGGCCGCGATAGCGGTCCAATTCATCCTCGATGGGATCTTGGCCCATATCTCCGGGCTTTGGGGTTGA
- a CDS encoding Mrp/NBP35 family ATP-binding protein: protein MGKDPEDRDDALLRERMARIRRKIAVISGKGGVGKSIVTANLAVALAWRGHPHAIGILDADLHGPSIPKLLGMGGDLLEADPDGIRPAEGPMGIRVVSMGFLLPTEDTPAVWRGPIKMKAIRQFLSEVLWGDLDYLLIDLPPGTGDEPLSVFQLIPNIDGVIVVTIPSEVSEAVVKKSITFARMLKAPIIGLIENMSGLICPYCGREIEVFSGRAGERIADELGVPLLGRIPLDPRISEASDEGIPFVIEHRDTPAGKAFMEIVDRIEAAMGGGSS, encoded by the coding sequence ATGGGGAAGGATCCCGAAGATCGGGATGATGCCCTGCTGAGGGAGAGGATGGCGAGGATAAGGAGAAAGATAGCCGTAATCAGCGGCAAGGGCGGGGTTGGGAAAAGCATTGTGACGGCGAACCTCGCGGTGGCGCTGGCTTGGAGGGGGCATCCCCACGCCATTGGGATATTGGACGCGGACCTCCACGGCCCATCCATACCCAAGCTCCTTGGGATGGGAGGGGATCTATTGGAGGCAGATCCCGATGGCATCCGGCCGGCGGAGGGGCCGATGGGCATAAGGGTCGTTTCGATGGGCTTCCTTTTGCCGACCGAGGACACGCCGGCCGTTTGGCGAGGACCGATAAAGATGAAGGCCATAAGGCAGTTCCTCTCCGAGGTCCTTTGGGGGGATTTGGATTACCTGCTCATCGACCTCCCCCCGGGGACCGGGGATGAGCCGCTTAGCGTCTTCCAGCTGATCCCGAACATCGACGGGGTCATCGTGGTCACGATCCCATCGGAGGTTTCGGAAGCCGTCGTGAAAAAATCGATAACATTCGCGAGGATGCTCAAGGCCCCGATAATTGGGTTGATAGAGAACATGAGCGGCCTCATTTGCCCATATTGCGGGAGGGAGATAGAGGTCTTCTCTGGGCGGGCCGGCGAGAGGATAGCCGATGAGCTCGGGGTCCCGCTCCTCGGAAGGATACCGCTAGACCCTAGGATAAGCGAGGCCTCCGACGAGGGCATACCGTTCGTAATAGAGCATAGGGATACGCCAGCCGGGAAGGCTTTCATGGAGATCGTCGATAGGATAGAGGCGGCGATGGGGGGAGGGAGCAGCTAA
- the amrS gene encoding AmmeMemoRadiSam system radical SAM enzyme has product MRRAMFFDRLEGDWVRCRLCPHECRIPPSGKGICGVRENRGGELWSLVYGKLVARAVDPIEKKPLFHFLPGSRSYSIATVGCNLRCLNCQNYEISQSPKEGDGGGIFGEEADPEDVVDEAIATACDTIAYTYTEPTIFFEFAYDVASLAKRRGIRNLFITNGYISEEALREIAPYLDGANVDLKSISEDFYRRICGAKLEPVLRAIRLYKELGIWIEVTTLLIPTLNDGEDELRAIARFIKGVGEGIPWHISQFYPMYKLTNLPRTPAAALMKAREIGLEEGLRYVYTGNVPGLEGENTYCYGCGELLIRRIGFSVLQNKLKGSRCPRCGSEIDGVWG; this is encoded by the coding sequence TTGAGGCGCGCGATGTTCTTCGATAGGCTCGAGGGCGATTGGGTCCGCTGCCGGCTCTGCCCGCACGAATGCAGGATCCCGCCCTCCGGCAAGGGCATATGCGGGGTCAGGGAGAACCGGGGCGGGGAGCTGTGGAGCTTGGTATATGGGAAGCTTGTGGCTAGGGCCGTGGACCCGATAGAGAAGAAGCCCCTTTTCCACTTCCTGCCCGGCTCTAGGTCCTATTCGATAGCGACGGTCGGCTGCAACCTCCGCTGCCTCAATTGCCAAAACTACGAGATATCCCAATCTCCCAAGGAGGGCGATGGCGGCGGGATATTTGGAGAGGAGGCGGATCCGGAGGATGTCGTCGATGAAGCGATCGCGACGGCCTGCGATACGATAGCCTATACCTATACGGAGCCGACGATCTTCTTCGAGTTCGCCTACGACGTGGCCTCCTTGGCGAAGCGGAGGGGCATCAGGAACCTGTTCATAACCAATGGCTACATATCCGAGGAGGCCCTGAGGGAGATCGCCCCATATTTGGATGGAGCCAATGTGGATCTGAAATCCATCTCGGAGGATTTCTATAGGAGGATCTGCGGGGCCAAGCTCGAGCCCGTCCTAAGGGCCATAAGGCTATACAAGGAGCTGGGGATATGGATAGAGGTGACGACCCTGCTGATACCGACGCTCAACGATGGCGAGGATGAGCTCAGGGCAATCGCGAGGTTCATAAAGGGGGTTGGTGAAGGGATACCTTGGCACATAAGCCAATTCTACCCGATGTATAAGCTAACGAACCTCCCTAGGACCCCAGCGGCGGCGCTCATGAAGGCTAGGGAAATAGGACTCGAGGAAGGCCTGAGATATGTATATACGGGCAATGTGCCCGGCCTCGAGGGGGAGAACACCTATTGTTATGGCTGCGGGGAATTGCTCATCAGGAGGATCGGGTTCTCGGTCCTCCAAAACAAGCTGAAGGGCTCAAGATGCCCCCGCTGCGGCTCCGAGATAGATGGCGTTTGGGGTTGA
- a CDS encoding pyridoxamine 5'-phosphate oxidase family protein, producing MGLRRREKEMPREEAIELLGRSLVGRLAMSVCNRPYVVPLHFLYEDGRIYFHCASEGKKMEYIKRNPNVCFEVDEFLGLRSGEGPCGWGTRYRSAIAYGRASPLSDESRKIEVLNKLLRKYAGQGHEVRGPLRDVAVVEIEIEEITGKRDLG from the coding sequence ATGGGGTTGAGGAGGCGCGAGAAGGAGATGCCTCGGGAGGAGGCGATCGAACTCCTGGGGAGATCGTTAGTCGGCAGGTTGGCTATGTCCGTATGCAATCGTCCCTACGTCGTGCCGTTGCACTTCCTATATGAGGATGGGAGGATATACTTCCATTGTGCGAGCGAGGGGAAGAAGATGGAGTACATCAAGAGGAACCCCAACGTTTGCTTCGAAGTCGATGAGTTCCTAGGCCTGAGGTCGGGGGAAGGGCCGTGCGGCTGGGGGACCCGATATAGGAGCGCGATCGCCTACGGGAGGGCAAGCCCGTTATCGGACGAATCGAGGAAGATCGAGGTCCTGAACAAGCTATTGAGGAAATACGCGGGCCAAGGCCATGAGGTCCGCGGACCCCTAAGGGATGTGGCCGTTGTGGAGATCGAGATCGAGGAGATCACCGGGAAGCGGGATCTGGGCTGA
- a CDS encoding phosphomannomutase/phosphoglucomutase, translating into MGIFRAYDIRGVYGEELTPDLALRIGNAFGAFLGGGGRKVAVARDSRLSGPALEAAFKSGLMAAGCDAVELGLQPTPLLYFAIAHFGLDGGAAVTASHNPPEYNGFKLCRERALSLTYESGIGEIEERATKGPMALEPWTGLGRESGMEVRGAYSELLRAKIRLGRGLRVIIDAGNGTCGFVGELFEELGCEAEVLFPEPDGRFPNHIPNPLKEETLAHLRAEVKRRGADLGIAFDGDGDRVGFLDEKGNALRGDVALMIFASEALKGRGGGEILFDVASSRAVADHIRRLGGRPSMIRVGHSYVMRELFARGAVLAGELSGHYYFAEGYYGYDDGIFAAAKMAEILSKSDRPLSEIAASLPKYASTPEERIPCPDDRKFRVVEALRAKLEAKGISLVAIDGVRAEFEDGWALVRPSNTEPALVLRFEAETAEGLRRIRGLIEGELRDLL; encoded by the coding sequence ATGGGGATATTCAGGGCCTACGATATAAGGGGCGTTTACGGCGAGGAACTGACCCCCGATCTGGCGCTTAGGATAGGGAACGCCTTCGGGGCCTTCTTGGGCGGCGGGGGGAGGAAGGTCGCGGTCGCGAGGGATTCGAGGCTCAGCGGCCCCGCATTGGAGGCGGCCTTCAAATCGGGCCTCATGGCGGCGGGCTGCGATGCCGTGGAGCTGGGCCTCCAGCCGACCCCGTTGCTATATTTCGCCATAGCCCACTTCGGCCTCGATGGCGGGGCCGCCGTGACGGCATCCCATAACCCGCCCGAGTATAATGGCTTCAAGCTCTGCCGCGAGAGGGCCCTCTCGCTGACGTATGAATCGGGCATCGGGGAGATAGAGGAAAGGGCGACGAAGGGCCCGATGGCCCTTGAGCCTTGGACTGGCTTGGGGCGGGAATCGGGGATGGAGGTCCGCGGGGCCTATTCGGAGCTCCTGAGGGCCAAGATAAGGCTCGGGAGGGGTTTGAGGGTCATCATCGATGCGGGCAACGGGACCTGCGGCTTCGTCGGGGAGCTCTTCGAGGAGCTGGGCTGCGAGGCGGAGGTCCTGTTCCCCGAGCCCGATGGGAGGTTCCCGAACCATATACCTAACCCATTGAAGGAGGAAACCTTGGCCCATTTGAGGGCCGAGGTCAAAAGGCGGGGGGCCGATCTGGGCATAGCGTTCGATGGCGATGGGGATCGGGTCGGGTTCTTGGATGAAAAGGGCAATGCCCTAAGGGGCGATGTCGCCCTTATGATCTTCGCCTCGGAGGCCCTCAAGGGGCGCGGGGGAGGGGAGATATTATTCGACGTGGCCTCCTCGAGGGCCGTCGCGGACCATATAAGGCGCTTGGGCGGGAGGCCCTCCATGATAAGGGTCGGCCATTCCTACGTCATGAGGGAGCTCTTCGCCCGGGGCGCGGTCTTGGCGGGCGAATTGAGCGGCCATTATTACTTCGCGGAGGGCTATTACGGATATGACGATGGCATATTCGCGGCCGCGAAGATGGCCGAGATCCTATCGAAGTCGGATCGGCCCTTGTCGGAGATCGCCGCCTCGCTGCCCAAGTACGCATCCACGCCCGAGGAGAGGATCCCATGCCCCGACGATAGGAAGTTCCGAGTGGTCGAGGCCCTTAGGGCCAAGCTCGAGGCCAAGGGCATAAGCCTCGTCGCGATCGATGGCGTCAGGGCCGAGTTCGAGGATGGCTGGGCCCTCGTGAGGCCTTCGAATACCGAGCCGGCCTTGGTACTGAGGTTCGAGGCCGAAACGGCCGAGGGGCTGAGGAGGATAAGGGGCCTCATCGAGGGCGAGCTCCGGGACCTCCTTTAG
- the speD gene encoding adenosylmethionine decarboxylase, translating into MSVHLIIEFIGVEKERISRVSTVRRILDRVVSKSGLKSISSAFHQFKPYGVSGVYLLRESHLSIHTWPEHGYVALDIFTCGDDKGALEAFKLLVEEFKPKRVRKKTIRRVGWIG; encoded by the coding sequence ATGAGCGTCCACCTCATCATAGAGTTCATTGGCGTAGAGAAGGAGAGGATTTCGAGGGTAAGCACAGTACGAAGGATTTTGGATAGGGTCGTTTCCAAATCCGGTTTGAAAAGCATTTCTTCCGCTTTTCATCAATTCAAGCCGTATGGCGTTTCCGGAGTTTATCTATTGAGAGAGTCCCATTTGAGCATCCATACTTGGCCGGAGCATGGCTATGTGGCATTGGACATCTTCACGTGCGGCGACGATAAGGGGGCCCTAGAGGCGTTCAAGCTGCTCGTCGAGGAATTCAAGCCCAAGAGGGTAAGGAAGAAGACGATAAGGCGTGTCGGATGGATAGGATAA
- a CDS encoding bis-aminopropyl spermidine synthase family protein: MDRIKVRILRELATSRKSIWELLEASDFLLRDFMRAVNELYEGGLIETDGSSLGITEKGLSAVDEDAVRFKSGICDKCSGRRVIPGEEFEEIFNDYKGIVANRPPPTLDFCQGYMNEYDVIARAAFMHHYGDLSHKDIILIGDDDLLSIALALTGLPHRICVLDVDERLGEFIAKINKERGFGIEFRKYDVRDPLPKDLLEGFDVFSSEPLETLSGLKAFISRGACCLREGGSGYFGLTVVEASHGKWLEIEKFVTGMNCVITDIIRGFSRYPTAYESVNYEGFAKGFSFPVTKNPGIKWYKSSLLRFEALGKPIWAIPPDERIQMEQVDPEEDLTILYRD; the protein is encoded by the coding sequence ATGGATAGGATAAAGGTTCGAATCCTCAGAGAGCTGGCGACCTCGAGGAAATCCATATGGGAGCTCCTAGAGGCGAGCGACTTCCTATTGAGGGATTTCATGAGGGCCGTCAATGAGCTCTACGAGGGAGGCCTAATCGAGACGGATGGGTCGAGCCTTGGCATCACCGAAAAGGGTTTGTCAGCCGTCGATGAGGATGCGGTTCGTTTCAAAAGCGGCATATGCGATAAATGCTCCGGGAGGCGCGTGATCCCGGGCGAGGAATTCGAGGAAATCTTCAATGATTATAAGGGGATCGTCGCGAATAGGCCACCGCCCACCCTAGATTTTTGCCAAGGATATATGAACGAGTACGATGTGATCGCTAGAGCCGCCTTTATGCATCATTATGGCGATTTGTCCCATAAGGACATCATCCTGATCGGGGACGATGATCTGCTGAGCATTGCCCTCGCGCTAACGGGGCTGCCCCATAGGATTTGTGTATTGGATGTGGACGAAAGGCTCGGGGAGTTCATAGCGAAGATCAATAAGGAGCGGGGCTTCGGGATAGAGTTTCGGAAATACGACGTCCGGGATCCGCTGCCCAAGGATCTCCTAGAGGGGTTCGACGTCTTCTCCTCGGAGCCCTTGGAAACCCTCAGCGGGCTGAAGGCGTTCATCTCGCGCGGGGCCTGTTGCCTAAGGGAGGGTGGCTCGGGGTATTTCGGGTTAACGGTCGTCGAGGCCTCCCATGGGAAATGGTTGGAGATCGAGAAATTCGTAACCGGGATGAATTGCGTTATAACGGACATCATAAGGGGCTTCTCCAGGTACCCAACGGCATATGAGAGCGTGAACTACGAGGGCTTCGCCAAGGGATTTTCGTTCCCGGTTACCAAAAACCCAGGCATAAAGTGGTATAAATCCTCGCTCCTCAGATTCGAGGCGCTCGGTAAGCCGATATGGGCGATACCCCCTGATGAGAGAATCCAAATGGAGCAGGTGGATCCCGAGGAGGATTTGACGATCCTCTATAGGGATTGA
- a CDS encoding MEDS domain-containing protein, with protein sequence MDTWRRFERSCRILSHPIRRKILCLLSEGARSFQELSDTCGMNHGKLGYHLRKMAGILEREPEGNLYVLTEEGRMLYEWFLRASLDYMKSVLDLEIGPELNPIKYAESLSPGDHSVLIYESEPIRRAMVLSFLEAGLQEGSALIYLAAEGRVDQAAEEISRGLGMGAEKGLEVMGAEEWYMGLGEASADLIMENWRRLAKRKLGEGYAGVRVATEAHGLIKKLDFLAIEERIGKRLPEVFCSLCQYDASKLEPEAIIALLRNHGHALFERIALKLS encoded by the coding sequence ATGGATACTTGGAGGCGTTTCGAAAGATCCTGCCGCATCCTATCCCACCCAATTAGGAGGAAGATACTATGCCTCCTATCCGAAGGGGCTCGCTCCTTTCAAGAATTGAGCGATACATGCGGCATGAACCACGGCAAGCTCGGCTATCACTTGAGGAAGATGGCGGGGATCTTGGAACGCGAGCCCGAGGGAAATCTCTACGTTCTCACTGAGGAGGGGCGGATGCTGTACGAATGGTTCCTCCGGGCCTCCCTAGATTACATGAAATCGGTCTTGGATTTGGAGATCGGGCCGGAGCTAAACCCGATCAAATACGCGGAGAGCCTTTCCCCGGGCGACCATTCCGTGCTCATTTACGAAAGCGAGCCGATCAGGAGGGCGATGGTCCTTTCCTTCCTCGAGGCCGGCCTGCAAGAGGGCTCGGCCTTGATCTATCTGGCGGCGGAAGGGAGGGTGGATCAAGCGGCCGAGGAGATCTCGAGGGGCTTGGGCATGGGGGCCGAGAAGGGCTTGGAGGTTATGGGCGCCGAGGAATGGTATATGGGCTTGGGGGAGGCATCCGCGGACCTGATAATGGAGAATTGGCGAAGGCTCGCGAAAAGGAAGCTCGGGGAGGGCTATGCGGGGGTGCGAGTGGCGACGGAGGCGCATGGCCTGATCAAAAAATTGGATTTCCTGGCCATCGAGGAGAGGATCGGGAAGAGGCTTCCGGAAGTCTTCTGCTCCCTGTGCCAATACGACGCTTCGAAGCTCGAGCCCGAGGCCATAATAGCGCTCCTCAGGAACCACGGGCACGCCCTCTTCGAGAGGATCGCCCTCAAGCTTTCTTGA
- a CDS encoding radical SAM protein: MLVREKRAKTILSESKVHEYTINPYVGCEHGCTYCYARFIRRFTGHREAWGDFVDVKVNAIGLLEREVGRKRIGRVWISGICDPYQPIEEKYQLTRGCLRILSRHGWPATIQTKSPLVLRDLDLLRAFKGLEVVFTVTTADDGIRKIFEPKAPSIEDRIRALERLSSEGIGTCAMIAPILPGAEGLPKLLRGIVRSVLIDRMNYHYADWVYRRHGLEYAMKDVFFSEMGGALAKAFRGIGIPCEILF, encoded by the coding sequence ATGCTCGTTAGGGAAAAGCGCGCCAAGACCATCCTATCCGAATCCAAGGTCCACGAATATACCATAAATCCCTACGTGGGTTGTGAACATGGTTGTACATATTGTTATGCGCGGTTCATAAGGAGGTTCACGGGCCATAGGGAGGCTTGGGGAGATTTCGTGGACGTTAAGGTTAATGCCATAGGCCTCTTGGAGCGGGAGGTGGGGAGGAAGAGGATCGGAAGGGTCTGGATCAGCGGCATATGCGATCCCTATCAACCGATCGAGGAAAAATATCAGCTGACGAGGGGATGTTTGAGGATCCTCTCGAGGCACGGCTGGCCGGCCACGATCCAGACGAAATCCCCGCTCGTCCTTCGGGACTTGGACCTCCTAAGGGCTTTTAAGGGGCTCGAGGTCGTCTTCACAGTGACCACGGCGGACGATGGCATTAGGAAGATCTTCGAACCCAAGGCGCCATCGATCGAGGATAGGATAAGGGCCTTGGAAAGGCTGAGCTCCGAGGGAATCGGGACATGCGCCATGATAGCGCCGATCCTCCCGGGGGCCGAGGGGTTGCCGAAGCTCCTGAGGGGGATTGTGCGCTCCGTTTTGATCGATAGGATGAATTATCATTACGCCGATTGGGTATACAGGAGGCATGGGCTAGAATATGCAATGAAGGATGTGTTCTTCTCCGAAATGGGGGGAGCCTTGGCCAAGGCCTTTAGGGGCATCGGGATACCATGCGAGATTCTTTTCTGA
- a CDS encoding helix-turn-helix domain-containing protein yields the protein MRSQALSQRIGFKDLAKCALGVQEAELRAYLMLLKGGPLTVQQVARGMGRSRPTAQRILNNLVSKGLAARSESALRGGGRLYSYEAVPLERVKAMIRAVVDEWYERFIAVLEGEGIGEPDRASA from the coding sequence ATGAGATCCCAGGCCCTATCCCAAAGGATAGGGTTCAAGGACCTCGCCAAATGCGCCCTCGGCGTTCAGGAGGCGGAGCTCAGGGCCTATTTGATGCTCTTGAAGGGGGGCCCATTAACGGTCCAACAGGTCGCCCGGGGGATGGGGAGGAGCAGGCCGACCGCGCAAAGGATCCTGAACAACCTCGTTTCCAAGGGCTTGGCCGCGAGATCCGAGTCGGCGCTGAGGGGCGGGGGCCGCCTATATTCGTACGAGGCGGTCCCGTTGGAGCGCGTCAAAGCCATGATAAGGGCAGTCGTGGACGAATGGTATGAGAGGTTCATCGCCGTCCTAGAGGGGGAGGGGATCGGCGAACCGGACCGGGCCTCGGCCTAA
- a CDS encoding BsuPI-related putative proteinase inhibitor has product MGFGNYGFGRGRATALALALLLTLPSRIIPASGAAGGPILRIASVEHPASVRAGDFFEVKVAIEYSYSGWTIADLGIFSGGLTGILDCVRYYLTGSGHRQFSLRALAPFEAGVWNLTAVNRVWHGNYWREPDGARRDFSIKVIGPGPSAPSPMPAGPTKVRIGDSEWHYWGRGDSGTCVIWLGGGHALPYHITVNPYELESFGTMRLLADLASLYSVLAPTIDQPWGGDVAPWSGPALRYSPSGPQLRAVREWASRAGHSAIFLAGYSTGGVAAAHEVASADPDGWAAPNGIIIISAPLGGVSRGILASIPDSKSVKANAILLYGKVYGGELWPQGLEFFQGIQGAGPQRKEWHLFEGSGHEVWFPEGDGVHYDRTPFRLIAGFLEACARPPGAPSLPSANCAIALEPPDAKIRIEFAGDGFLSLWSEYIEGGPRGLGEGILSRASGLGWRADAQSLALEIDADHRRIAASFRAIDFARRDKAWAWSIDLGWLGDWAWPAIRIDGGFLLRGDSSGPGPFGCMGKHSISIALPSNAVNATLDPIGRRLAFETPKPSLRAQIWAAKSPGQNGTYLVTLRIENDGLGIARYDRSDLEVVILDPAGREVYRWSRHRAAGWAGEEELPPGGSKSYSFEWSGRDEGGMPLPPGTYELRGSAGDLAQVSANVLVEGSIPGLGWSAAALGALLGLAAIRLLRPRPGPVRRSPPPLGRR; this is encoded by the coding sequence TTGGGATTCGGAAACTATGGATTTGGTAGGGGAAGGGCCACGGCCCTCGCCTTGGCGCTCCTCCTAACCCTCCCATCGCGGATTATCCCCGCCTCCGGCGCGGCGGGTGGGCCGATCCTGAGGATCGCCAGCGTGGAGCATCCGGCCTCTGTTAGGGCCGGGGATTTCTTCGAGGTCAAGGTCGCGATCGAATATTCCTATAGCGGCTGGACGATCGCCGATCTCGGGATCTTCTCCGGAGGCTTGACCGGGATATTGGATTGCGTTAGGTACTACCTTACGGGCTCGGGCCATAGGCAATTCTCCCTTAGGGCCCTGGCGCCCTTCGAAGCCGGCGTTTGGAACCTAACGGCCGTCAACAGGGTTTGGCATGGGAATTATTGGCGGGAGCCGGATGGGGCGAGGCGCGATTTCTCAATAAAAGTCATTGGGCCCGGGCCATCCGCGCCGAGCCCGATGCCGGCCGGGCCGACCAAGGTGCGCATAGGGGATTCGGAATGGCATTATTGGGGGAGGGGGGACAGCGGCACATGCGTGATCTGGCTCGGCGGGGGACACGCCCTCCCATATCATATCACCGTTAACCCATACGAGCTGGAATCATTTGGGACGATGCGCCTCCTAGCCGACCTCGCGAGCCTCTACAGCGTCTTGGCCCCCACAATCGATCAGCCTTGGGGCGGCGATGTCGCCCCATGGAGCGGGCCTGCCCTCAGGTATAGCCCAAGCGGGCCGCAGCTGAGGGCCGTCAGGGAATGGGCCTCGAGGGCGGGCCATAGCGCGATATTCCTAGCCGGGTATTCGACTGGGGGCGTGGCCGCGGCCCATGAGGTGGCCTCGGCCGACCCGGATGGCTGGGCGGCCCCGAACGGGATCATAATTATTAGCGCCCCCTTGGGCGGGGTCTCGAGGGGGATCCTAGCCTCCATACCCGATTCCAAATCGGTCAAGGCTAACGCCATCCTATTATACGGGAAGGTTTACGGCGGGGAGCTTTGGCCCCAAGGCCTCGAGTTCTTCCAAGGGATCCAAGGGGCAGGACCCCAGAGGAAGGAATGGCATCTCTTCGAGGGATCGGGCCACGAAGTTTGGTTCCCGGAGGGCGATGGAGTCCACTACGATCGAACGCCCTTCCGGTTGATAGCGGGCTTCCTTGAGGCTTGTGCTAGGCCCCCCGGCGCCCCATCCCTCCCCTCCGCGAATTGCGCGATCGCCCTCGAGCCTCCCGATGCCAAGATCCGGATCGAGTTCGCCGGCGATGGATTCCTGAGCCTATGGAGCGAATATATCGAGGGCGGGCCAAGGGGGCTCGGGGAGGGGATCCTCTCGCGGGCCTCGGGGCTGGGCTGGAGGGCCGATGCCCAATCCTTGGCCCTTGAGATAGATGCGGATCACCGCCGCATAGCCGCCTCCTTCCGGGCCATCGATTTCGCCCGCCGCGATAAGGCTTGGGCTTGGTCGATCGATTTGGGCTGGCTGGGCGATTGGGCTTGGCCGGCGATCCGGATCGATGGGGGCTTCCTCCTAAGAGGCGATTCGAGTGGGCCGGGGCCATTCGGATGCATGGGAAAACATTCCATATCCATAGCCCTGCCATCAAATGCTGTCAACGCAACCCTGGATCCGATCGGCAGGAGGCTCGCCTTCGAAACCCCTAAGCCCTCCCTAAGGGCCCAGATCTGGGCCGCCAAATCGCCGGGCCAGAATGGGACCTATTTGGTGACCCTCAGGATCGAGAACGATGGGCTTGGGATCGCCCGATACGATCGATCGGATCTGGAAGTCGTGATCTTGGACCCGGCCGGGAGGGAGGTTTATAGATGGTCGAGGCATCGGGCCGCGGGATGGGCCGGGGAGGAGGAGCTGCCCCCGGGCGGATCGAAATCTTATTCGTTCGAATGGAGCGGGAGGGACGAGGGCGGGATGCCCTTGCCCCCCGGGACCTATGAGCTCAGGGGGAGCGCGGGGGACCTCGCGCAAGTTAGCGCGAATGTTTTGGTCGAGGGTTCCATACCCGGCTTGGGATGGTCCGCCGCGGCCTTGGGGGCCTTGCTGGGCCTCGCGGCCATCCGCCTCCTTAGGCCGAGGCCCGGTCCGGTTCGCCGATCCCCTCCCCCTCTAGGACGGCGATGA